In the Malaclemys terrapin pileata isolate rMalTer1 chromosome 3, rMalTer1.hap1, whole genome shotgun sequence genome, TTAAAACTCTGGAAGTTGGAAACCCTAGCCCAGTCTGCCACCTTCAGGATATTTCCAACTGTACCCCAAGAGAGGTGACTCCTCGGCCAAATACATGGTCCGTTTCTCAATTATGTGACTACCCAGAGCTTCCATTGATTGACTTCAATCTGAGATTTGGGCTTTCAGCATAgctaaaaatcaggaaaaaaccAGGGCTCTCACACCCTTATGAACACCAGTGATTTTACCCACACAAGAAGCCCTGTTGACTAACATAGGACcactcatgtgcataagtgtttagAAGcctaaagaaagaaagatgttCTCCCACAGCAGCAATAATGGAGAGATCCATTATTATAAttgcaaaacattaaaaatgcatttgagtTTTCATAtagaatatacatatatatgtaattTCATGCATTTTTAGTATCCCCATATGAAACATTAATGGATCTCTCAGTTACTGCTGCTGCGGGAGAAcatcattcttttatttttaaaaattaattgaatCCTTGGAGACATCATACTTACAATGTATTTATAGGTACAGTAAACTGAAAAGAGGAGCCTCTGCTGAGATCAGTCATAACCTAACCTCCCAATACCCTGTGCAGTAGGCGAGAaagtggagggaaagaaaagagagtgaaaaataaaaaaagtgacaAGTGGTAGTGTGCTAAAGTGAGGTGGGGTTGGGCTCATCCagattatttctttttttgtcgccagctgctgctgctgctttttctccCCTACTCCTTAAGCATAATAATAATCCGACCTTGCTCTCACATAGTGCCTTTTCATCAGTACAAGGCAGGGCAGCATCATTATTCatcaatttacagatggggaaactgaggcacagagtgatgccTTGACTGGTCACTGGTGGCCCACGTGCCAGGCACAAGAGGGACACTGGTGGGAGATGCTCCGCAGGCCAGGACACTGGGCAGCCAGCAGAGTATGTTGAGCAGCCTCCCCGGCCTCGGCGGGCAGGGACCATGCtgggagccccgccccctggcacTCCTGTAGCCGGAGCGCACAGCCgcgctcccccgccccgccccggccccgagCGGCTGCCTGACCGCGCCTCCCGCCTCGGCTGCGGGGCGTCCTCCTGCCCGCTAGGTGGGGCGCTGGCGGGCGGGCTGCTCTCTACGCATGCTCGCGGGGCGGGTAGAGCCTTGACCGCGGCGCGGGCCAGTGCCGCGCAGAGGTGATGGGTGCCAGGGTGACCCGCGTGTTCCGCAACTTCAACCTGGAGAGCCGGGCCGCCCGCGAGATCAGCAAAGACAAGCCCACGTCCGCCCCCCGGCACCCCGTCGCCAGGCCGGGACCGCTGCCTGGTGAGTGCCCGCGGCCGGCGCTGCGCCCCAAGGGAGCGAGAGTGGGGGGCGGCgttacagggggaggggggaatcgtgGGGGTTACAGGGCGGTGGGTACACGCTGCGCGTGCGGGTGGTTGGGGGCAGTAGGGCGCGCGCGCGTTCCCGCGGGGGGATTATGCGGGCCTGGCGCGTGCGCGGAGGAGTGGTGGTGTCCTGGGGttttctggggtgggggcgggacgGAAGGGTGCAGGGTATGGGTGTGGGAGGGTTACAGGGGGTGGGATGTAGGGTATGGGCGGAGGATTATGGGGGGGGTGGGATGCTGGTGTGAGGGGATTACAGGGTGCGATGCAGGTTATGGGGGGTGGGATGCAGAgtatgggtgtgtgggggaggcttGTGGGGAATTATGGGAGGTGGGATGCAGGGTATGGGTATGTGGGGGAGGGTTATGGGAGGTGGGATGCAGGgtatgggtgtgtgggggagggttatGGGAGGTGGGATGCAGGgtatgggtgtgtgggggagggttatGGGAGGTGGGATGCAGGgtatgggtgtgtgggggagggttatGGGAGGTGGGATGCAGGgtatgggtgtgtgggggagggttacGGGGGGTGGGATGCAGGGTATGGATGCAGGAGGGAGTTACAGGGGTTGGGATGGGAGGTGGGATGCAGGTTTTGGTTGTGGGTGGGATGCAGGGTATGGGTGTGTGAGAGGGTTGCAGGGGGGTGGgatgcagggtgtggggggttaTGGGGGAGTGAGATGTAGGGGATGTGTGGGGGGCAGTTAAAGGGAGGAGGGGGTTCTGCACGAATCCAGAACATGGGAGCGGATGTGGGCTGGTGTGGCCAGTGACATTTAATCTCACCAGCCGCTGCCCTCTGGGTGCCCCCTGGGGTCTGGGTCTGCTAGCTGCTACCTGTTCCAAATATCTGCCATGTAGCCCTGTTGCTTGGCTGGATGCTGCTGGTCCAGGGCCTATGCTGGGAGGTGTGGTCCACACCTCTCAACCTGTTATTTTACTTGTGGGTTTTGTGGCTTTGTATGGAAACCCAGTCTTGCTTGTCCTTACTTCTGGGTTGTTCAGTAACTGGCAGTGTGGCAGGAACTCTTGGGTAgcaggaggcacagaggggtATGTAAATAGGTGTAAATAGCATAGTCAGTGattttcaaccaggggtatgtaGAGGTCTTCTGGAGGTACATCAActaatctagatatttgcctagttttacaacaggctacgtaaaaagaactagtgaagtcagtgcaactaaaatttcatacagtgactTATTTATTCTGCTCTATATAttgtgcactgaaatgtaagtacaatatttatattgcaatacatgtattttatcattgtaaaaatgagaaagtaagcaatttttcagtaacagtgtgtagtgacactttttttgtatttttatgtctgattttgtaagcaagtagtttttaagcaaGGTGAAATTTGGGattatgcaagacaaatcagactcctgaaaggggtacagtagtctgataatgttgagaaccactggcataggtGACCATATTAAGGTGAGCACAGGACCGGCGCCTGGCTCGGCCTCACTCTgctttggccaagtcacttctgTGTCTGTGTCACCATCCGTGACACGGCAACTGCTATTGCAATACCTCGCAGGCATGTTGTGATGGATTCAGAGTTTGCACAGCACTCTGAAGAAtaatggtatgtctacagtggcacaactgtggTACTGCCACTGTAACTGTAGTATAGGTGCTTCCTACATccatggaagggttttttccatcaatgtagttaatccacctctccaagaagtGGTAGGTAGGTCATTGGAAGAATTCCCAGCTGTGACTACGCTgtgttaggttgacctaactatgtcatgtagtgacatttttcacagccctgagcaatgtagctaaaTTGATATAATTTTTAGGTGTATACCAGGCCTAACTGTTGCTTAGTATTGCAATTTCTTTTCTTGAATAGCCATAATAGATTCTCCTTTCCCTGTGTATGAGACAACATTAAGTATTGTTAATGTCAGAACTAATGCAAAAATGAGATGTGCCTGGAAGTGTTCACACACTTTCATTTTCACTTAAGTTGTGTGATGTCTCATgggtaaggccctaccaaattcacagccatgaaaaatgcatcatggaccgtgaaatctagtcttccccatgaaatctggtctcttgtgtgcttttaccctatactgtacagatttcgtgggggagaccagtgtttctcaaattgggggtcctgacccaaaagaagTTGAAgaggagtcacaaggttattttagggggggtcaaggtattgccacccttacttctgcgctgacttcagaactggggggccagagagtggtggctgttggccaggtgtgcagttctgaaggcagcaccctgtcagcagcagcacagaaggaaggtTAGCAATACCATAAACACAACATCCTTATTTCTgcgcctgctgccttcagagctatgCAGCCGgacagtggtggctgctgaccaaaggcccagttctgaaggccaTAAACACAACATCCTTATTTCTgcgcctgctgccttcagagctatgCAGCTGgacagtggtggctgctgaccaaaggcccagttctgaaggcagcagctcagaagtaaggatagcaataccataccatgtcatccttatttctgcgctgctgtgctggcggtggctctgccttcagagctgagctcctggccagcagccaccgctctcccgctgcttagctctgaaggcagcagtgcagaagtaagggtagcagtactgcaacccccctacaataaccttgtgaaccCCCCACAGCTCCGTTTTGGCTcagaacccctacaattacaacaccgtgaatttcagatttaaatatctgaaatcatgaaatttactatttttaaaatcctatgactgtgaaatttaccagaatggaccatgaatttggtatggCCCTACTTATGGGCATTCTAAACCATGAAGTATAAGCCAACAAGAATATGAGTGGGAGAGAGTGATTTTCTGCTTTAAATCTTTTTTCTTAGATGATCCACAAATCCAAGAGGAAATTCGCAAAAAAAATGACAAACTTCTCACCTTATTAAAAGAGGTTTACGTTGATTCCAGAGATCCACCTGTGCAAGTGAGCATGTCTTCTTTCTGTAATGGGTATAGCAGCAAGCACTTTTCAGCTGACAAAAGCAACATACCAATGCTCATGTGATGAATAGGCTTTATGAAGTCTGTCGTCTTAGTAGCTTACTAGCTGTTAATAGATAAAACTGAGCTTTTTTATTGCTGTTTTGTATTTCAGTTGTTGTTTAATAGAAGTCTAATTTGAGGGTCACATCCTTATTTAAGAGTGCCATCAACCTTTCTTTATGCCCCCAGTTTTTCTTCCTCTGCATGAAGCTATCTATACAGGCATGTTCCTCTATCACATAGAAACTCCATCTGAGTGCACCTTCCTTGTGCCACAGGCCCCAAAGTATATGCACAGATTTGGCTTTCTAGAAGTTTAAGTGGCCAGTCTGTGGAAGGGATGGGAAATAGAATTTCTAATGCTATAGATGGTAGAAGAAATTGGGACTTGTGTGGGAGAGGATTTGTGGTTCTGCTGGAGAACAAAGAGGCTAGTACCAAGAGTaaagaaattattaaaatatcaCTTAAAACATTGGTGTCCCTTTAAGTGAAGTCCTGTTATCTGTTTGGGTGAGGAAATGGTaagatgttttatttatattttcctgTACAATTTTCTAGATATTTTTTCCCATGAAACGGATGAACTAACAGCAGTTGTGTATGTGATCTGCATGCAAGGCTCAACATATTGGCattagattaaaaaaagttaGTCTTAGGCCTCTCTTATGCTTgttttcagtttgtttgtttatagcaGCATTGACCCCAATACCACtatatgaaagagacaaggtggatgagataatatcttgacctggagaagagctctgtggaggccgaaagtttgtctctttcaccaacagaagttgatccagtaaaagatagtacctcatccactttgtctctctcttatATTTGGCATTTCTATAACACTTTCCATCTaagacaaaaacatttttagaaatgtTAATGTATCCCCCATAATGTCCCTGTGAGATATGGAAAtaatgttatctccattttacttgGGTAATAAAGAAGCTAAAAACCTAATCCTtcaaagtgctgaacacctgGTTTCAATGGAAATTGGTGCTGCTCAGTACCTTGAAATATATGGGACAAAACACTCATATGTCTGTTCCTGAAATTAGGCATCTACATTCACATTCACACCTACATCAGTGGACTGAATTTCAGAGGTCCTGAGCACCAGCatttcccactgatgtcagtgggaatggTGGGTGTTCAGCTATTCAAAAAACTAAGCTATTGATTTAGGTACTGAACATTTGGCCATGGTAACTGTTTCTGAAACTGTGGTCTATATAGAACATAGTGCTTTGAGGACAAAGTAGTGTTGGGTTATGGTAGtaattttcaacctgtggtctgtggtcccctgggggtccacagattaagatttccaaaggggtctgcatctccatttgaaatgtgttagggtccacaaatgaaaaaagattgaaaaccactggcttacGGTCTAAGAAAGAGAGGCAATCCATGAAGATCAAAATCTTCACAATGGAAAAACTGGAGAGCCtgttatatttaattaaaatgaaagctttaattaaagaaataGGCGAGAAATATGCAGTACACAGACTAAACAGAACTCTGATTGACTTgaacttttttttctcctcccacacTAGGTAAAAGATGAAGGTGGAATTATCCCAAGTAAACAGCAGGAATACAGACGTACAAAACTTGGTCATTTAAGGGATCTAGATATTTCGAGCATTCCCAAAGGCAAAATTTCTGTGGTGGAGGTTCTGACTCTTCTCAATAATCATAAACTTTCTCCACAAACATGGACCACAGAGAAAATAGCAAAGGAGTACAATATAGACTTGAAGGAGGTCACCTCTCTCTTAGAATTCTTCATACCTTTTGGGGTGGAGATCTTTCCTCCCAAAAACAGAAAAGCTTTATAACCTTCCTAAAGTGATTGCCGAAATCTTGGTTGATCCACTGGTGTCTTCATTTGACACTTCTCATACACTGTTTATGTGGGAATTTGGTCTCATGCTCTTAAAGGTTGCCCTCTTGTAGCAATAAAATGCTTTATTTAAATGACGGCATTCTCTGTGTGATTGCTGCATGTGAAAACAATGTATTTGATATATTCTGGTTCATAACCTGTCTTATTTATGCCAAATAAGGAGACAATCAGTGGAATAGTGTTCAGGACAATAAATGATCCACTTAAATTGTTCCAGTTGTTTGCAGaaagagttttatttttaaataaatatcaccTCTTACTGAGAAGTCAAATGGAAAATGTGTTGGCTTTGGACTTCATTCAACCAGTGTTTTCTAGTGATTCTGCAGCAATCTTTATCTGGCATCTATTCTTATTCATGCAAGTAGTCTGCAGGTGTACATACAATACAACAAAACCccttttcctttaattaaaaaaatgatggGAGAGGCTGTTTGCTTCACAAAAAAGGATAATTGCAGGGGAAATAGAATTTTCAAGCATGTCAAGATCTTAAAAGCAAAAGAGGGTGAATTGTGTGGGGGAAATTGCTTTTGCACCTTCTTTAAACCATGGAGCTGTAATGGCTGCAGTTAAGCATAGCTGCATCTATTCCATTCTAGTTAGCCCCACCTTTGGGGCCAACTTTGTAAGTCATTCATCAATCGGTttataaacagcagtgtaaagTGGTAGCATTTGAACCTATTGCAGCGTTCCTTGGCTCCCGCATCTTCATTGTGTGATACAATGGCTCATCTCATGTAAGCATGATTTTAGTAGGTAGCTTTCAAATTCATCTGGTTCCTCTTTTCTATAAATAGAAATATCtatggatatttttattttagtatcCCCATTTACCCATAAAGGGTTTATATATTCTAGCCTAAAAACAGAAATTCAGGTAACCAACTTCTGGCTAGAAATTTCTATAGAGCGCACTACTGTAATGCTGCTATATTACCATGTTGAAGGTAAACTGCATCCGTCATTGCTCTTAGCCAACTATGTTATGTGCAGTAAACTCGATGTAGGCTAGTTGCAAGTTGTAAACCTTTGGATACTATAGCTAttcaaaatgtgaaaatattgTCTTGTATTGGTGATTGAATAATACGGACTTTCATGGTAACGTGAGCAATGTTAAACTTTGTTTAGTATCTTTTCtgtttgggaggaggagggagaaacctTGCCAACTTACAGTTCAACTTCTGCCTAAGGCCTTCTTAAAATACTGATACTCTCCTTTAGCAATAACAACATCCCATAAATTTAGAACTTAAAATCAGGTAAATTCTGAAGGAGGGATACAAATACGTCTAGAATaggcttcttttaaaaatgtgcctgttttttttccctacagGCTTCTTGATTTCAGTAAAATTCCTAGCAAGACTAACATTAGCTTTGCCATTTCACAACAGAATCCTTTCTACTTGCATTACTAGctgattcaaaacaaaaccattttctgGATAGTGCATTTAAATACGTTATCCATTTCTAATGCACATGGTATTGTAGTATCTGTGTTCCATACAAAATTAACTCAGTTTGTCTATCCATAAAGGAGCCTGCTGGTCTTCAGTCTTAGGTTTAGCTGCCCTAAAATATACCATAAGAGGACTGCTTTTCTATTGAGTTATTATTCAACTAAAGTATTTTGCCTCTGTCTTAATGATCTCTAAAGCTTTGTGGCAACATTCCCAATGAGCAGACCTACACTGAATGTGTACCTCGTGTCTGTGCTAAGGTTTTCGGGTTTAATCTTGCTGGAGTTCCTTTCCAGCTTCACTTTTAAATGTGGTTTTATGATATTTGTGAGTATTTGCTAGAATAATGAAACATGTTGCACTAAGCAAACTTCAGTGACCTAATACagttcttaagaacataagaacagccatactgggtcagcccaaaggtccatctagcccagtatcctgtcttccaacagtggccaatgacaggtaccccagaggggaatgaacaggacaggtaatcaagtgatctatcccctgtcaccaattcccagcttctggcaaacagaggctagggacaccatccctgtccatcctggctaatagccattgatggacctatcttccatgaactgatctagttcttttttgaaccctgttatagtcttggccttcacaaaatcctctggcaaggagttccacaggttgactatgcgttgtgtggaaaaatacttttgtttgttttaaacctcctgcctattcatttcatttggtgacccctagcctCTTGACTAGCTTAGTTAATTTTCCTTACCTCTTACCTGGTTGGTATGCTCTTAGTGCAGTCAACTGTCTTACACTTATCTATATTCTCTTGCCTTTTGATCAGATTTTAGTACATTCTCTCTGATTTTCATATTCATATATTTCTAATTATGCATACTTTTGttctccacatttttttttacattttttcaacTCATTTTGCTTCTATATCCTCTGTCCTGATAGCATGACtgcactgattattttttttaaattaccttgCTTCAGTTACATGTTTAATGTTTTGAAAACATAAAGGTATTTAATTGTGACAGTTCTGGGAGATGGTGCAACACATACTGACTCTGGGAACCCTCCAAATGTGAAAATTTTGCACACTTACTGTCCCAGTTATGCAACATGCCCAATTTGGATCAACTTTTTCCCTGCTCTTGGCCAACAGGAGTCTTCTGCCTTTCACTGAAATCAGCATCAAAGTGGTGCAAGTCTGTTTTCAAATCAAATTGTATTGATCACCATTGTATCAGCTTGGAATATGTGAGCATTATGTGTCTGGATGCTTTGTGACTTTGTGTGACTGCTGTCCCTGTTTCATTGTAAAGGAAAATTATACCGACTGCTAATGCAACAGCTGTCAATCTTTACTGTATAAGAGTATTAAAATAGAATTTTCCAAAGGGCTGTCACTGATTTTGTAACTGAATAGTGCTTGGACCTCTTGGTTGGAAATGACATAGATATTCCATTGGGCTGCCTGGCATTGGGGAAGTAGGCTGTGGACTAAATTGTGCCTTTCATGCAGAGTCATCAGGTGTGCTGCAGAGCTGCATTTCCCCACAGGAGCACCAGCGGGCATTCTCCTTTTCTGAAGCAGAATGTCTCCCTGACAAGGGAGCGAACACACTCTTCCATCCCTTTGTGTGGTACAGCTTAATCCCTCTACTGGgcctgtgtatgtgtgcattgTGGGGGGATGGTGTGGCCCCACCTGACCCCTGTTCATGTTGGAGCACCAGGCACCCCCTGTGCTTCCCACATTATGGAATGACAACTTTGCCTGACCTTTATGCAGACTGTACAAGCCTGTGggcatcccttccccccccccccccccccccgatccctttGCTATACACCCATGTAAGAGCTAGCCCCATTCTGGTCTCAAGATACAGATGACTTGATTATCCCTGCAGACCTATACATTTGAGTCCAATGGGAGATGCATAACGGGGCTCAGAAAATGCATTGCCCAATACAATTTATGAAATGGTTTCAGACTGCTCCCAAtctgccctgttttttttttattttggtcagTTGGTTAATTTAACTGTCCATAAGGATTTATTTTTGTGTGAATAATTAGATGTAGGCGGTAGAATAtcttaaggtatgtctatactgcaattaaacacctgcagctggcctgcgtCAGCGGACTCAGGCTTGTGGGCTCAGGATGAGTGGccgtaaaattgcagtgtaaacttTTGGGCTTGGGTTCAAGCCTGGGCTCAGGGATTTTCACACCTGGTGGGGTTCCAGAACTCGGtctccagcctgagtccaaatATCTTCAGTGCAGTTTTacagcccaagccagctgacacaggccagctcaAGTGTTTGGTTACAGCATGGACATACCCTTAAACTTGTCACATGCAGCCTCGCCATTCGTGACAGTGAGTTGTCCCTCGCATTTGGTGCTGAG is a window encoding:
- the NDUFAF4 gene encoding NADH dehydrogenase [ubiquinone] 1 alpha subcomplex assembly factor 4, translated to MGARVTRVFRNFNLESRAAREISKDKPTSAPRHPVARPGPLPDDPQIQEEIRKKNDKLLTLLKEVYVDSRDPPVQVKDEGGIIPSKQQEYRRTKLGHLRDLDISSIPKGKISVVEVLTLLNNHKLSPQTWTTEKIAKEYNIDLKEVTSLLEFFIPFGVEIFPPKNRKAL